The Salvia miltiorrhiza cultivar Shanhuang (shh) chromosome 1, IMPLAD_Smil_shh, whole genome shotgun sequence genome has a window encoding:
- the LOC131005329 gene encoding reticulon-like protein B11 has product MGEPHRFSDYLVLGDGPVADILLWKKPNQSILILVLSTLLWLLFEKGGYNLLSFISNVLFFLVIILFFWAKSAALLNRPLPPLPNLEVSEEVAVKVADEMRVCINHVLSMAHDIAIGGDLKLFWQLALGFWFISYIGSLFNFLTLVYIGVLLCFSLPLLYDKHQALIDDKLYVVQRIVQMQYRLIDEHVLGKTPST; this is encoded by the exons GGAGACGGTCCAG TTGCTGACATTTTGTTGTGGAAGAAACCAAACCAGAGTATTTTAATTCTTGTCCTGTCAACGCTTCTATGGCTTCTATTCGAGAAAGGCGGATACAATTTGCTTTCGTTCATATCGAATGTTTTATTCTTCCTCGTCATAATCTTGTTTTTTTGGGCAAAATCTGCAGCACTTCTCAATag ACCTTTGCCGCCTCTCCCAAATCTTGAGGTTTCTGAAGAAGTTGCTGTGAAGGTTGCTGATGAGATGCGAGTCTGCATAAATCATGTATTGTCAATGGCACACGACATTGCAATTGGTGGAGACTTGAAACTCTTTTGGCAG cTTGCACTAGGATTCTGGTTTATTTCCTACATAGGCAGTTTATTCAACTTTCTTACACTGGTCTACATTG GGGTCCTACTTTGTTTCTCGCTGCCTCTGTTGTATGATAAGCACCAAGCTCTGATAGATGACAAGCTATATGTAGTACAAAGAATAGTTCAGATGCAGTACCGCTTAATTGATGAGCATGTACTCGGCAAGACGCCATCAACATGA
- the LOC131005326 gene encoding uncharacterized protein LOC131005326 yields the protein MKEEDINRCQIQEWFPKFKSITIKTSIHKLPESFVQYLTDDSGAFLLPLSITNDDALPNRIHKPEEEEDFVVSEGSGDEAEESMPAPSFPELETEIKASIESLGGAVFPKLNWSSPKDAAWISSTGSLRCTNFSEIALLLRSSDSVVHDLFHAYDSCTDKTASRPSTFYLALRKWYPSLHPEMEFRCFVLDKALVGICQREVTNFYPALVEKKSELKMVVEQLFLDKIKEGFESESYTFDVYVMKDGRVKILDFNPWGASTLPLLFTWEELEEMSGNELELRIVETRCGIRPGLKTAVPYDYLDTSEGSGWDQFLRNVDVELQKQTLSSFSKAGG from the coding sequence ATGAAGGAAGAGGATATAAACAGGTGCCAGATTCAGGAATGGTTCCCAAAATTCAAATCCATAACCATAAAAACTTCAATTCACAAGCTTCCTGAGTCCTTTGTCCAATACCTTACTGATGATTCTGGTGCATTTCTGCTGCCTCTTTCAATCACAAATGATGATGCCTTGCCGAATAGAATCCACAAACCCGAGGAAGAGGAAGATTTTGTTGTGTCGGAGGGATCTGGAGACGAAGCAGAGGAATCCATGCCGGCCCCCTCGTTCCCTGAATTAGAAACAGAGATTAAAGCATCCATTGAATCTCTAGGGGGTGCTGTCTTTCCTAAGCTCAACTGGAGTTCGCCTAAAGACGCAGCGTGGATCAGTTCTACTGGGAGTCTCAGATGCACCAATTTCTCCGAGATTGCTCTCTTACTACGATCTTCAGACTCAGTCGTCCATGATCTCTTCCATGCATATGATTCCTGCACGGACAAGACTGCATCAAGGCCTTCAACTTTCTACCTTGCACTCCGGAAATGGTATCCTTCGCTGCACCCTGAGATGGAGTTCCGTTGCTTTGTGCTCGATAAAGCCCTTGTTGGTATTTGTCAGCGGGAGGTGACTAACTTTTACCCTGCTCTTGTTGAAAAGAAGagtgagttgaaaatggtggttGAACAGCTTTTCTTAGATAAGATAAAGGAGGGATTTGAATCTGAGAGCTATACGTTTGATGTGTATGTTATGAAAGATGGGAGAGTTAAGATTTTGGATTTCAACCCGTGGGGTGCGTCTACGCTTCCCTTGCTTTTCACTTGGGAGGAGTTGGAAGAGATGTCGGGTAATGAGTTAGAGTTGAGGATTGTTGAGACTCGTTGTGGTATTCGCCCGGGTTTGAAAACTGCAGTTCcttatgattatttggataccaGTGAAGGGAGCGGCTGGGATCAATTCCTGAGGAATGTTGATGTGGAGCTGCAGAAGCAGACGTTGTCGTCGTTTTCTAAAGCAGGAGGGTGA
- the LOC131005327 gene encoding protein TIC 21, chloroplastic produces MQTLLLPAARSGVAPPAPPFKAAVSKPISCNVSRPFSRFNTSLYPHSSLSSLKFLQSLSSPYIILNNQSNRSAKTLASAPTAAAYTSPSDESEKAKLAQVAKRLEKTSRYFKRLGSFGFWGQLVCTVVSAVILSFSVVITGKITSPPTFYATAGGIAAAFISVFWSFGYIRLSDRLRKTANDPSKAPPRADVVKSLQNGIGINVLGIGAAILGMQATVGLLVAKALTTSAAPYYQGISPGSSPVLALDVFLVQASANTIMSHFIGLVCSLELLRSVTLPSSENVLIPKIA; encoded by the exons ATGCAAACTCTTCTGCTGCCGGCAGCTCGCTCCGGCGTCGCACCACCAGCTCCGCCGTTCAAGGCGGCGGTATCTAAGCCCATATCGTGTAATGTCAGCCGTCCTTTTTCCCGCTTCAACACCTCCCTTTATCCTCATTCATCTCTTTCTTCGTTGAAATTTCTCCAGAGTTTATCCTCACCTTACATAATTCTCAATAATCAGAGTAATCGCAGTGCCAAAACCCTAGCTTCCGCTCCCACGGCTGCTGCCTATACTTCTCCAAGTGATGAATCTGAAAAGGCCAAACTCGCTCAG GTTGCGAAGAGATTAGAGAAAACTTCAAGGTACTTCAAGAGATTGGGAAGTTTCGGGTTTTGGGGACAACTAGTTTGCACCGTTGTGTCTGCTGTTATCCTTTCATTTTCTGTTGTTATTACTGGAAAAATCACATCACCTCCTACCTTTTATGCAACTGCTGGTGGAATTGCGGCTGCGTTTATTTCTGTGTTTTGGTCATTCGGCTATATTCGATTATCTGATAGACTTCGGAAGACAGCCAATGATCCTTCAAAG GCGCCTCCTCGTGCTGATGTTGTGAAGAGTCTGCAAAACGGTATAGGTATAAATGTCTTGGGCATAGGTGCTGCTATACTTGGCATGCAAGCAACAGTAGGTCTGCTGGTGGCTAAAGCTCTTACTACTTCAGCTGCTCCTTATTATCAGGGTATCTCCCCGGGGAGTAGTCCAGTTCTTGCCTTGGATGTGTTCTTGGTGCAG GCATCTGCAAACACCATAATGTCACATTTTATCGGGCTAGTATGCTCGCTGGAGCTATTGCGCTCCGTCACCTTGCCATCTTCAGAAAATGTCCTCATCCCGAAAATCGCGTAA
- the LOC131005325 gene encoding uncharacterized protein LOC131005325 — protein sequence MYMTLHVNCLQIAKLLVLMATCSDGGARLMKNLKKCISSVGYSEFNKNISNFEKVTTSLIYGNLRRYSGCPTLESFRSKTHPVLQSSDLQQWFKNWQHLRKDKLTASTFALAIGLWPRGRTRLWLEKLGTIEPFSGNLATTWSNIKEKEALERYQWITGNKIWYPEFQVYGEKNPADNWLAASPDGAIDSYIYGLPSRGVLEIKCPFFGGDRSRAEPWKRVPLHYIPQAQGLMEILDRDWLDMYVWTVKGSSLFRIYRNVEYWDILKIALSDFWWKHVQPAKEICNRRVITNPLIELSSLRPSPKHELHRCIVYESKLIVNDSKLLIREFDGRLQNWCSEASRNCG from the exons TTTGCAGATAGCAAAGCTACTTGTTTTGATGGCTACTTGTTCTGATGGTGGTGCACGATTGA TgaagaacttgaaaaaatgtatttcttcTGTTGGATATTCTGAATTTAACAAGAATATCTCCAACTTCGAGAAGGTGACAACTTCTTTGATCTACGGAAACTTGAGGAGGTACAGTGGCTGCCCAACTCTTGAAAGTTTTCGTAGCAAAACTCATCCTGTTCTTCAATCTAGTGACCTTCAGCAATGGTTCAAGAACTGGCAACACTTGAGAAAGGATAAACTAACAGCAAGTACTTTTGCTCTGGCAATTGGATTGTGGCCTCGTGGACGGACTAGATTATGGCTAGAGAAACTCGGAACAATTGAGCCATTCTCTGGTAATTTAGCTACTACCTGGAGCAACATTAAGGAAAAGGAGGCTCTTGAAAGATATCAGTGGATAACTGGAAATAAAATATGGTATCCTGAATTCCAGGTGTATGGGGAGAAGAATCCTGCAGATAATTGGCTTGCTGCTTCCCCTGATGGAGCTATTGACAGTTATATCTATGGCTTGCCCAGCCGTGGGGTTCTTGAAATTAAATGCCCATTCTTTGGTGGTGATAGGAGCAGAGCAGAACCATGGAAACGTGTGCCACTGCATTATATCCCCCAAGCTCAAGGCTTGATGGAGATACTTGATCGAGATTGGTTGGACATGTATGTCTGGACTGTTAAAGGCAGTAGTTTGTTTAGGATCTATCGCAATGTGGAATATTGGGATATTTTGAAGATAGCATTGTCCGATTTCTGGTGGAAGCATGTCCAGCCAGCAAAAGAGATTTGCAATAGAAGAGTGATCACTAATCCACTGATTGAACTAAGCTCGTTGAGACCATCCCCTAAGCATGAATTGCATCGCTGCATTGTGTATGAGAGCAAACTCATTGTCAACGACTCAAAACTCTTGATTCGGGAATTTGATGGTAGATTGCAGAATTGGTGCTCCGAAGCAAGTCGAAATTGTGGTTGA